In a genomic window of Arachnia rubra:
- a CDS encoding YfbM family protein, with product MGVYGVYTAVDDETFKQISFLNKEKLPVQIAELEKKDDVPSCDLGKLWDGLHYLLTGIRTQDAVEEGLHSEVILGIKPLKIGYYFASGIPAADVARIADAIELVDINALIRAADFQAFEAAGVYPAIWDEDPELLRDELTGYFHQLRDFYRQARDHGHSVIVAIW from the coding sequence ATGGGCGTGTACGGAGTCTATACAGCCGTTGACGACGAAACTTTCAAACAGATCAGCTTTCTGAACAAGGAAAAGCTTCCCGTACAGATAGCCGAACTGGAAAAGAAGGACGATGTCCCCTCCTGCGACCTGGGCAAGCTCTGGGATGGGTTGCACTACCTACTCACCGGCATCAGGACACAAGATGCCGTTGAAGAGGGCCTGCACAGCGAGGTGATCCTCGGGATCAAACCGCTGAAAATTGGCTACTACTTCGCCAGCGGCATCCCGGCAGCGGATGTCGCGCGTATCGCCGATGCGATAGAGCTGGTCGACATCAATGCCCTCATCCGAGCAGCGGATTTCCAGGCCTTCGAGGCCGCCGGGGTCTACCCGGCCATATGGGATGAAGACCCTGAGCTCCTGCGAGACGAACTGACGGGCTATTTCCATCAGCTCCGTGACTTCTATCGCCAGGCAAGAGACCACGGTCACAGTGTCATCGTGGCCATCTGGTGA
- the gyrB gene encoding DNA topoisomerase (ATP-hydrolyzing) subunit B codes for MEREHRVTEEQASELEPQGDPGQGDSAHTDAVYDADQISVLEGLEAVRKRPGMYIGSTGERGLHHLVYEIVDNSVDEALAGYCDQIDVVLLDDGGVRVADNGRGIPVKEHPVEKIPTVTLVLTVLHAGGKFGDGGYKVSGGLHGVGSSVVNALSREFTVEVSRDGHRYAQTFDLGVPRGDLEELEETEDTGTTVTFYPSPDIFETTVFNYDTLATRFREMAFLNKGLRITLTDLRTVDREGEDADEEQRNDSFRFEHGLIDYVRYLSQSKDPIHPSVIDVESDDDVQGMSLEIAMQWNSSYASSVHTFANTINTHEGGTHEEGFRAALTNTVNRWGETWGLVKKKEDRVSGDDIREGLTAIISIKLAEPQFEGQTKTKLGNTEAKSFVQKALNDRLGDWFERNPAEGKDIVRKSQAAAQARIAARKARDMARNRKGLLGGGGLPGKLVDCQSRNPTDCEVFIVEGDSAGGSARGGRDPKTQAILPIRGKILNVEKARLDKILANKEVEAIINALGTGIQEDFDLDKLRYHKIVLMADADVDGAHIRTLLLTLLFRFMRPLIDAGHVYLAQPPLFRLRWTNAPHELAYSDEERDEMRDVGLAEGKKLPNVNPIQRYKGLGEMNADDLWETTMDPAKRILLQVNLQDAAMADQMFSILMGEDVEQRRSFIQHNARDVRFLDI; via the coding sequence ATGGAACGGGAGCACCGCGTGACAGAAGAGCAGGCGAGCGAGCTGGAGCCTCAAGGCGATCCAGGCCAGGGTGACAGCGCCCACACCGACGCGGTCTATGACGCCGACCAGATCTCGGTGCTGGAGGGCCTGGAGGCGGTCCGGAAGCGTCCCGGCATGTACATCGGCTCGACGGGGGAACGCGGGCTGCACCACCTGGTCTACGAGATCGTCGACAACTCCGTCGACGAGGCCCTGGCCGGGTACTGCGACCAGATCGACGTTGTTCTCCTCGACGACGGTGGTGTGCGGGTGGCCGACAACGGCCGCGGCATCCCTGTCAAGGAGCATCCCGTTGAGAAGATCCCGACCGTCACCCTGGTGCTGACTGTCCTGCACGCGGGAGGCAAGTTCGGTGACGGCGGCTACAAGGTCTCCGGCGGCCTTCATGGCGTCGGATCCTCCGTCGTCAATGCCCTCTCGCGTGAGTTCACCGTCGAGGTTTCCCGCGACGGCCACCGCTACGCGCAGACCTTCGATCTGGGCGTGCCCCGCGGTGATCTGGAAGAGCTTGAGGAGACCGAGGACACCGGTACCACCGTCACCTTCTACCCCAGCCCCGACATCTTCGAGACCACCGTCTTCAACTATGACACCCTCGCGACGCGGTTCCGGGAGATGGCGTTCCTCAACAAGGGCCTCAGGATCACCCTGACCGACCTGCGCACCGTCGACCGGGAGGGCGAGGACGCCGACGAGGAGCAGCGCAACGACTCCTTCCGTTTCGAGCATGGCCTGATCGACTACGTGCGCTACCTGTCGCAGTCGAAGGATCCCATCCATCCGAGCGTCATCGACGTCGAGTCCGACGACGACGTCCAGGGCATGAGCCTGGAGATCGCGATGCAGTGGAACTCTTCCTACGCCAGCTCGGTGCACACCTTCGCGAACACCATCAACACCCACGAGGGCGGCACCCACGAGGAGGGTTTCCGTGCCGCGCTGACCAACACCGTCAACCGGTGGGGCGAGACCTGGGGCTTGGTGAAGAAGAAGGAGGACCGGGTCTCCGGTGACGACATCCGCGAGGGTCTCACGGCGATCATCTCCATCAAACTGGCTGAGCCGCAGTTCGAGGGCCAGACGAAGACCAAGCTCGGCAACACCGAGGCGAAGTCGTTCGTGCAGAAGGCCCTCAACGACCGGCTGGGTGACTGGTTCGAGCGCAATCCCGCCGAGGGCAAGGACATCGTCCGCAAGTCGCAGGCGGCGGCACAGGCCCGGATCGCTGCCCGCAAGGCCCGTGACATGGCCCGCAACCGCAAGGGCCTGCTCGGCGGCGGCGGCCTGCCGGGCAAGCTCGTCGACTGCCAGTCCCGCAACCCCACCGACTGTGAGGTGTTCATCGTCGAGGGCGACTCCGCGGGCGGCTCGGCGCGCGGTGGCCGTGACCCGAAGACGCAGGCGATCTTGCCGATCCGCGGCAAGATCCTCAACGTCGAGAAGGCGCGCCTGGACAAGATCCTCGCCAACAAGGAGGTCGAGGCCATCATCAACGCCCTCGGCACCGGCATCCAGGAGGACTTCGACCTCGACAAGCTGCGCTACCACAAGATCGTGCTGATGGCCGACGCCGACGTCGATGGCGCCCACATCCGCACGCTGCTGCTGACACTGCTGTTCCGTTTCATGCGTCCCCTGATCGACGCCGGGCACGTCTACCTGGCCCAGCCGCCGTTGTTCAGGCTGCGCTGGACCAACGCCCCGCACGAACTTGCCTACAGCGACGAGGAACGCGACGAGATGCGCGACGTCGGCCTAGCCGAGGGCAAGAAGCTGCCTAACGTCAACCCGATTCAGCGTTACAAGGGCCTCGGCGAGATGAATGCTGACGACCTGTGGGAGACCACCATGGACCCCGCCAAGCGCATTCTCCTCCAAGTCAATCTGCAGGACGCCGCCATGGCCGACCAGATGTTCTCCATCCTGATGGGTGAGGACGTCGAGCAGCGGCGCAGCTTCATCCAGCACAATGCCCGCGATGTCCGGTTCCTGGACATCTGA